One genomic region from Argentina anserina chromosome 2, drPotAnse1.1, whole genome shotgun sequence encodes:
- the LOC126783666 gene encoding H/ACA ribonucleoprotein complex subunit 3-like protein, which produces MYLQFYINENGDKVYTTKKESPLGLATQSAHPARFSPDDKYSRQRYLLKKRFGLLPTQQSPLKY; this is translated from the exons ATGTATCTTCAGTTCTACATCAACGAGAACGGGGACAAAGTCTACACCACTAAG AAAGAATCACCGCTGGGACTGGCTACGCAATCCGCCCACCCTG CTCGCTTCTCCCCTGATGACAAGTATTCAAGGCAAAGGTATCTTCTAAAGAAGCGCTTTGGATTGTTGCCTACCCAGCAGTCTCCTCTCAAATACTGA
- the LOC126783380 gene encoding uncharacterized protein At1g03900 — MSFEDEEESFEHTLLVVREVAVYKIPPRSTSGGYKCGEWLQSDKIWTGRLRVVSCKDRCEIRLEDPNSSELFAACFVPPGQREISVETVLDSSRYFVLKIEDGTGKHAFIGLGFAERNEAFDFNVALSDHDKYVKRESDNDAGSGAAGDDSHIEVDPVVNHRLKEGETIRINVKPKPTSGTGMLSAAGLSGSAKPTLPAFSLAPPPGTGKLRSPLPPPPNDPVAVRISSGGAKHPQDKARKSSDPLSDISQMERSLPPATGSGSSTKTNAVGWAAF, encoded by the exons aTGTCGTTTGAGGACGAGGAGGAGTCGTTCGAGCACACGCTGCTTGTGGTGCGCGAGGTCGCCGTGTACAAAATCCCGCCGCGGTCGACTTCCGGCGGGTACAAGTGCGGCGAGTGGCTCCAGTCCGATAAGATCTGGACGGGTCGGCTCCGGGTCGTCTCGTGTAAGGACCGGTGCGAGATCCGGCTCGAGGATCCGAACTCCAGCGAGCTCTTCGCCGCCTGCTTCGTCCCGCCGGGGCAGCGCGAGATCTCCGTCGAGACCGTCCTCGACTCCTCCCGCTACTTCGTCCTCAAGATCGAGGATGGCACCGGCAAGCACGCCTTCATTGGGCTCGGCTTCGCCGAGCGCAACGAGGCCTTCGATTTCAACGTCGCGCTCTCCGATCACGACAAGTACGTGAAGCGAGAGAGCGATAACGACGCCGGAAGCGGCGCCGCCGGCGACGACAGTCACATTGAGGTCGATCCGGTGGTGAATCACAGATTGAAG GAAGGTGAGACGATAAGGATAAATGTGAAGCCGAAGCCGACGAGTGGGACTGGGATGCTGTCAGCAGCTGGCTTATCTGGCTCGGCAAAGCCGACATTGCCGGCGTTTAGCCTGGCACCGCCACCAGGGACGGGGAAGCTCAGGTCGCCTCTGCCGCCGCCTCCGAATGATCCTGTTGCTGTTAGGATCAGCTCTGGAGGTGCCAAACATCCACAGGATAAAGCTAGAAAGAGTTCCGACCCGTTATCGGATATTTCTCAGATGGAG AGGAGTCTGCCTCCCGCCACTGGATCAGGATCTTCCACTAAGACAAATGCAGTAGGATGGGCAGCTTTCTGA